AGGTaaacaattattaaaatattgtaCTTCTCATGGCAACGATATAGCCCTTTTTAGCAGAGCCACAAATCAACAGGGTTGACTAGGATTTACAAATAGGCTTTCAATTTGAATTCCGTGCCCACTCAAATCGCAAAGATGCGACAAAAACAAAGTGGAATGGTAAGGAAGATGCAGATATTTGACAAGCGACAAAATTACTATATACTGAAGGAAATAACGCAATGGAAATAGttctgtgaaaaaaaaaaaaaaatcagcattGTAAAGAATTTGCACAAGCAGCTCAGCAACCACAGTATCTGAATATGTGACTTTATGGCTAGAACATTTTGATATTTTTCGATGTTGCATGGAAGATCTAAGGCCCCAAGTAATTCTTTCATGAAGCACGATAAACAATTTGTTGCTATCTACGCGAACGCTGGGCTTGTCTAGTCTTTAGACTTTGGGACTGCAGTTCATCACGCAAGACTCCGATATATTCAAAGCAacattcaaatatttaaatacccAGCAGAGAGATAAATTAATCAAATCTCATCTACTCTCCTTAAAAACAGGTGACTGCATAGAAGAAAAGCAGATCGAGTGAAAATAGAACTGACCATGGCATCTTTAGAAGCAGATGGATCATTCCCCACAGGACTCTTCTGCTTGGACAAGCTGCCTGTATTAACTACTGGAAGTGGGGCCCGCCGACGAGAAGGATCCATTGCTGCCCAACCACTTGTCCTACCTTCTTCACCACCTAAAGCAATTTAAAGAGCCGATTGAATCATCTGTTCAAAGAAACTATACAAACTCCACATACAGATAATAGGATGGAagtatttctaaaattaataaaattttagataattgtATTTCCGTAACTCAACAGGAACCAAAAGACCAGCTAATTACAGCTAAAAGATAGAAGCAAAATTGTAGCATCAGGGACGATGTCTAAAGATGAACAGTATACCTGATTGCCTCTCATTCACCACGGCGGGAGCCATGCCAGAGCTTTGTCCAGCCCCAGTACCCTGAGAAACATAAGAATATCAGCCACTCCTCCAAGAGCAGAAAattcaggaaaaaaaagagagaatttaTGTGTGGGACTAACATGAACACGCTGAGGAGCACTAGCAATCTGTGACTGCTGATACTTCAGAATCGTCCAGTCAAATACATAATCAAACTGAAATCCTGCAAGACAGTGATAAGAACAATTATCACCCTTAAAAACCCAAATTTTCTACACATTCCTCAGTAATGGTACAAAAATCCCTTTGACTGAAGTATGAATGGAAAACCAACCCTCGCGGATGAAAAGGTCCCTGAACAATCTTTTAAGGTATGGATAATCTGGCTTATCATCAAACCGCAGGGAACGACAGTAGTGAAAATATGATGCAAATTCAGAAGGATATCCACGACATAAAGCCTGAAATTTGACAGAAAAAAAGGGATTAACTAACATAAGAGGAAATAGGACACAtaagctccaaaacctcatgCCTTGTTACCTCAATTGAAGTCGCAacttttctttcactaattttttcataCTTCTGCTTTTTGGTTCCGGCTTTTAGGCCCTGCCATGGAAGGCTAATAACAACAAAGACATGACTTAGATGATACGTACGTATAATGACTAAGACTGATACATACATtacaggaaaaggaaaaaaaaacagtcAAATAGGGCAACAGACCTTCCTCTTAGGAAGTACATAAGTACATAACCAAGAGATTCCAAATCGTCCCTCCGGCTTTGTTCTGAGGCCCAAACAAAACAATGTCAAAATCTGAACAAGGATGCGCATCACACAACGGATATGACACAGAAAATATTCTACAAAGCAGTACTACGTGGATCAGCACGTGAATTATATGCTTATGCTGTTGCTTAACCACATCGCATAGAATGAACAGTCTAGAACAAATACAACACACAAAGATACATACTTAGACACTAGTACGATGCTTTTTACATAAAGCTATGTAAGCAATGAATATAGTTAAAACACTTGGGCATTAATTTCTACTTGCAGATGTTTATAGTTTTCACTAGCATTACATATAACGCAGAAATGTTTCACCAGCCACATACCACAGGTACCTTTCAGAACACCAGAAAAAAGCAAGAACAGTAAAGAACAAATGAAGACAAACTAACACATAGTGAATTAAATTAAGCACTTAAAATAGCTAGATCCTAAACGAATGTAAAGTTTCAAAAGCAGCACTGTGAAGACACTCTACTCACCAATGCCAAGATGCGTATTGACACTTGCATATCTCGCCGTCCCGGTTAAATTTTTGTTCTCTCTGCATTATTTGTGAGCGCATTAGACTAGAAAAAGGAGTTCCACTAATCCAACATTCAATACAACATCAATAGACAAGAAGTGGAAAGTTCAGTGCTATTGCTTCCAATTATAATGTCACTGAAGGATAAACTAAGTAAAGGGAAACAACTAAACTTAATCACTTCCATTAGAGTGGTTATTAACCCAAACTATCCCAACagcttaaaaaagaaaaagcaccATCTGCATAAGATGGTCCAATTATatctccaaacaaaaaaaagaaaacgatgCCCATTGGTTTGTATGTTTTCTTAACATTGGATTGAGCTAGATTGCAACAATAagctaaaaaaatatacaaaacaaTGAAACTGCAGTTCCCTTCATACATACAAGATAACAGA
The genomic region above belongs to Ananas comosus cultivar F153 unplaced genomic scaffold, ASM154086v1, whole genome shotgun sequence and contains:
- the LOC109704277 gene encoding casein kinase 1-like protein 2; this translates as MDLLGPSLEDLFNFCSRKLSLKTVLMLADQMINRVEFVHSKSFLHRDIKPDNFLMGLGRRANQVYMIDFGLAKKYRDTTTHQHIPYRENKNLTGTARYASVNTHLGIEQSRRDDLESLGYVLMYFLRGSLPWQGLKAGTKKQKYEKISERKVATSIEALCRGYPSEFASYFHYCRSLRFDDKPDYPYLKRLFRDLFIREGFQFDYVFDWTILKYQQSQIASAPQRVHGTGAGQSSGMAPAVVNERQSGGEEGRTSGWAAMDPSRRRAPLPVVNTGSLSKQKSPVGNDPSASKDAMLSSATFLGRPSGSSRRAAVSSSRDAFPTDSDPSRTRMTDASPGALRMVSASQGSSPFGPAESRHISSGRHPSNVKSYESTLKGIEGLSFDHNERLHY